TTATCAAGATCTTGTAATTGCATATATCCGCCAATAAATTGGCCATATATAAATATATATGGTACAGTAGTTTGAGAAGTAGCCTGCTGCAATTTTTCGTGTAACTGTTGATTATTGCTAATATCTATTTCTTTAAATGATACTGACTTTTGATTTAAAAGTGATTTTGCATTTAAGCAATATGGACATGTCGGTTTAGTGTAAATATAAATATTATCATCATCATAAATCATAAAATCCTCATCCTGTAACTCTGATTTTTTCATGTACTCTAGTATACCAGTTTTTTTTATAATAAAATATGATAAAATGATAGGTAGTATTACAATGATAAGAATTCTTTTCATTTAATTAAAAATTTAAGTGAATTTATTTTAAACCTATGCTTTAAAATAAATAATACAAGGAAGTTAAAAACTATGTCAAGACAAATGATTCTAATTATATTTGATAGCAACCCTATAGTTGTTTATTCATATTTAGCTAAGTAGCTATACTATATTATGAATCAATTTATATGGTTGTATGATTTATGTCATGGCTTTATTATTGTCTTTAGCTATTATGAAAGTCATATTTTTTCGAATTATAAAGCTTATCATATATTAATCCCAAGTTTGTAAGCTTTTGCATTTTATAAATATTAATTAAATATCCTATCAACATTATTACTAAAGAACTTAAGATAAAAATATAGAGCTTATTTACTGATTGAATATTTATTAAATAAAATGATGTCAAAAAAATAATAGTTAATGACAAAACTAAAAATATTAAATTTATTTTCTTAAATAAGCTGATAATTATATTTTGAGTATCATTTAACACCTGTTGATGTTTTTTCTTATTTTCGATTGATTCACTGAATGCAGTGCGGTTTTGATACTGTATTTTATGGTTATATTCATTATTGCTATTTTTTGAATAACCTTTGTTTAACGTATTATTATCATAAAAAAAATAACTGTGCTTTACTTGAGCCATATTAACTATTTCTTATAAATTTCTAAAACAAAATTATATTTTGAGAATCAATTTATTGTATATAACTAGACTAAAAAAGTACATAATTAACTATTATTTTATTTAAAAGTTTTAAGAGTATCAATAAAAGGTTCTCCGCGGAAATTGATTGCATTGTTGAATTTTTGAATACAGTTGTTAAAAGTTTTATCGCATCCTATAGTTAATTTAATTTCTGAAGTATTATGTAAAAATTCAGGAATAGTAATACTGGTTTCAATAATACTATTATTATTCATTAATGGAGTGTTATAATGCTTAACAATGTTAAATTTATGTTGAGGAGAAAATACAGCCTTGCCATAAGCATAGTTTATAGCTTGTGGACAACAGTCAATAACTATAATATCGTTAGCTTGAATATTCTGAACTTTATAAGATTTTGTATACTGGTCGGTATTAATTTTACAATATTTATCTCCTAAATTTGCTCTGCAACTTTTGCTATATGTTTTTAATATAGTTTGATATAGCTTAATACCAATTGATGATAAAGAAAGGCAAAATTTAACTGTATCATGATTAACCTCAATACAATAGAAAGTAAAAAAATCATTATAAGATGTTTGATCAACAGTAATTAATATTTCAATTTTCAAATTATGAAGAATATGGTTATACGTTATACCTTGTTTTTCAAAAATTCCTTCAATTTCCGCTATAGCCTCTCCTGAATCATTTAGGTTAATGCTATTTATTACTAACCCTGAGTTAGGTAAATATAGATTCTTACCAAGCAAAATTGATGTAGGAGATGAAGTTAAATATAATTTCTCTCCAGAGAATAAAGTAATTTTATAACAAAAGTCAATATTATTTGAATTATTAATCTTATTAGCAAATTCATCAGAAAAAATACGCATAATTACCAACTTTTATATGACTTCAATTAATTCAAGATTACTTATTATAATGGTTTGATCTGAATTAACACTATAGACTAAGGAGTCATTATTGAAGCGCACTTGTACGTCGAATTGATAGGTAATATATAAGCTTTGAGTTAAATGGAGTGATTGATTATTTCTAAAATATATAATTCCAGTATTATAATCAGCTTCAAATTCTACGATTGCATTATTTTCACTCTCTATTTTAACAGATCCTTTAACTGGTTTTGTAATTTTACGGTAAGCAATTTCATAATCATCTTTATAAATTTTTGTTAATTGAAGCATATTGTTATCAATGAGCACGTGACTAATTGCTTGTTTACTAACAGTAAAATCAGCATAATCTTTTAACCGAAAGGAGAAAGCCTTGCCTTTTCTAGCTCGAAAAAAACTGTTAAGCAGATAAAGCTGCTCATTACTTAAATAACAATTTTTAATAGTATATTTTTGTAGTGGATAGTGCCAGTTAATATATCTGTGCTCACGTCCTGATGCAGTTGAGATATGATATGTATTAAATACCGGTCCTCCATGAGCATGCATTGCTATAAAATCAGGTATTTTAACATCATGAAAATTAGTCATTATATCTTTCGCAATATTGTAAAATTGATTTATAATTTATATTAAACCTATCTGTAATAAAGAGTTTGTCAGTATGCCATGATACACTTTGGAATCTAAGATTTATTACTGAATATCTGTTTTGTTGTTTTTCAAGGCGAAATGCAGTAATAACATTTAAAATTTGCTCTCCAAGTGCTATAATTCTATTAGTAGCTAGATCATTAGTAAAAAGAGCTATGTTAAAGCTCAATTCATAAGTTATTAAGCCCATGCTGGTTAAATTATTAGCTGTTAAAAATTCTACTGCTATAAATGGTGTAGGGCTATTTTTGTGAAAACCAAGGTAAATATTATTAACTTCTTTCCTTAGAATTGAATCAGCATTAAGTAAATTATATATGTCTGTTTGAAATTGCTGTAATACTAATAAATGCATTATGCTGGCTCTTTATTATGATGAAGCTCAAAAGCAAAAATTTCTAGGTTATGATTTTGCTCAAGTGGATTGATTATCCTGTGTATCTCAAATCTTCTTTGAGCAAATTTAATGCGCATATTAATACAGATGGCTGAGCTAAATCTTATGGTAAATAAATAGTAATCCTCTGTAGTTAAATTACCAAAAGTAAGATTTTGAGTGATTATTGGTTTATAACGATATAAAGCTTTTATTTCAGCAAAACATGATAAAACTTCAATCCATCTACTAGTATTACTTTCTTTTGCAAAAAAAGTGATATTATGCTTTAGCCTACTACTAAAATTAATTATACTCATTATATTAATACTTTTTTATAGCTTTGATATATTTGGTTTATACTGGCAAATACCTTAGGTTCTATAATTCTTCGATCATATAACTCACTTATATGTAGTAATATCCCAGGTTTAATCGCATTAATAATTGAAGGATCTGTAGTTAAAACAGTGTATTCAATTTTAAAGGACTGATTAATAAAGTCATTGCTTGAAAATTGAATATTAGTGCTATTGCAACTTAACTGATAAAATTGTTGATCAATAATAGAATTATTACTACGATTTTTAACAGAAATAATTTTTTTTGCTGGCACAATTGGTAACAAAATCTTAAGACTTTTAACCTTTACAATTATATAGCAAACATTTTTTTCAATTAAATTAATGCGCAGGAATTTTTCTGCATAGCTAATAGCAGCTATAGTTATTATATTCAAGATTGTGTTTTCCATCTCATTATGAAAGTTGCTACTATTTATACGTAGGTAAGTTTTAATTTCTGCTATAGATAACATTTGTTGCTCATGTATCTTAGTAATATTGTAGTAACAATTTTCATTCATAATGATTCAACTTTTTTGCCTAACGCTATTTTATTACTGTTTAGTTTTAGTACTAAATTGCAAAATTTTTATTGCCTTAGAAACAACAATATCGCCTCCAACTCGCTTTACCGCATAAAATTTAACAAAAGGTTTTTCAGTATATGGATCCCGTGTCATCTTAATATTGGCAGCGTGATCAACAATTTTATATGCTAGTTTAAAATCAGCTAATATAATAGGATAACATGGTATAGAGTCATTGGTTAGCTGAGTGGTTGGCATATCGCTTGCACATATTACTGGTATTCCTAGGATTGTTTGTGGAAAATTTTGTGATAATTTAGGTTGCCAGATAAATCGACCTGATGAGTCTTGAATAGTCTGAATTTTTGCTAGAGTAGTACGATGCATTAACAATGTTGAATTAGCGTGATAATAATCATCAAGTGAATTGATTAACGATAACAATGCTTCAAGATCTATTTTATGGCATGGTATAATTTCAATACCATATTCTTCAGGATTATATAATATACCATGTGGCTGACTAATACCATTTCCTAAGATGAAACTCTTATTTTCAGCATTAGCAAAACTATCTTCTAATCGTTCAATTAGCCAGTTTTCAATATTGATATTAGAATCATCTAAAAGCTTTTGAGTAGCTTTAGGTTGAGCGTAGAGTTCATGTACTGCAATCTTACGGCGCAATAGAGTAGGAGACTTTGTTTCTGCCCTCTCATCTTGCTCTGCGACCCAGCCAGTTATGAATTCATTATCTTCGATTACTGTATCTAATGCACTGCTGGATATTAATTCGAGACTAGCAAGCTGACGCATAGGAGATTTATGTTTAATTCCACCAACAATTTTTTGATGTAAAGTTGGTTGTACTAAGTAACAGCCTTCTTTTTCACTGCCAGCACTCAGTTGACTTGATTTAGTAGTAAGTTCTCCAAATCTGATGAATTCATTTAATCCATTATGACTATCATTGGAGTTAATTTGGTTGTTAGTTAAAATATCTTGCCTAGCTATTATGGTTTCTAGGTTATGTATTTTAGTTTCCAGGTTATGGATCATGTTTTTAGATACTAATTCATTTTTATATTTACACCAATCATTGGATAATTCCAAAATTTTGTTATTAATTTGTTCGATTTGCATGATATTGATTATTATTGAGTTATGTTGTTTAGCGACTTTTGCGCTTCAATTAATGAATTTAATATGGTAACAAGCTGATTAGAGCTAATAACATCGTATTGGGATGCATGTTTAC
This genomic interval from Orientia tsutsugamushi contains the following:
- a CDS encoding glutaredoxin domain-containing protein, with the translated sequence MKRILIIVILPIILSYFIIKKTGILEYMKKSELQDEDFMIYDDDNIYIYTKPTCPYCLNAKSLLNQKSVSFKEIDISNNQQLHEKLQQATSQTTVPYIFIYGQFIGGYMQLQDLDNTDKLDELLAQK
- a CDS encoding phage major capsid protein: MQIEQINNKILELSNDWCKYKNELVSKNMIHNLETKIHNLETIIARQDILTNNQINSNDSHNGLNEFIRFGELTTKSSQLSAGSEKEGCYLVQPTLHQKIVGGIKHKSPMRQLASLELISSSALDTVIEDNEFITGWVAEQDERAETKSPTLLRRKIAVHELYAQPKATQKLLDDSNINIENWLIERLEDSFANAENKSFILGNGISQPHGILYNPEEYGIEIIPCHKIDLEALLSLINSLDDYYHANSTLLMHRTTLAKIQTIQDSSGRFIWQPKLSQNFPQTILGIPVICASDMPTTQLTNDSIPCYPIILADFKLAYKIVDHAANIKMTRDPYTEKPFVKFYAVKRVGGDIVVSKAIKILQFSTKTKQ
- a CDS encoding head-tail adaptor protein; this encodes MSIINFSSRLKHNITFFAKESNTSRWIEVLSCFAEIKALYRYKPIITQNLTFGNLTTEDYYLFTIRFSSAICINMRIKFAQRRFEIHRIINPLEQNHNLEIFAFELHHNKEPA
- a CDS encoding DUF2460 domain-containing protein; the protein is MTNFHDVKIPDFIAMHAHGGPVFNTYHISTASGREHRYINWHYPLQKYTIKNCYLSNEQLYLLNSFFRARKGKAFSFRLKDYADFTVSKQAISHVLIDNNMLQLTKIYKDDYEIAYRKITKPVKGSVKIESENNAIVEFEADYNTGIIYFRNNQSLHLTQSLYITYQFDVQVRFNNDSLVYSVNSDQTIIISNLELIEVI
- a CDS encoding DUF2163 domain-containing protein; translation: MRIFSDEFANKINNSNNIDFCYKITLFSGEKLYLTSSPTSILLGKNLYLPNSGLVINSINLNDSGEAIAEIEGIFEKQGITYNHILHNLKIEILITVDQTSYNDFFTFYCIEVNHDTVKFCLSLSSIGIKLYQTILKTYSKSCRANLGDKYCKINTDQYTKSYKVQNIQANDIIVIDCCPQAINYAYGKAVFSPQHKFNIVKHYNTPLMNNNSIIETSITIPEFLHNTSEIKLTIGCDKTFNNCIQKFNNAINFRGEPFIDTLKTFK